A single region of the Oenococcus kitaharae DSM 17330 genome encodes:
- the mobQ gene encoding MobQ family relaxase, with protein MAIFHMSFSNISAGKGRSAIASAAYRSGEKLFDQREGKSYFFARSVMPESFILIPKNAPEWANDREKLWNEVERKDRKSNSRYAKEFNVALPIELNESEQKTLLTNYVQEDFVDSGMVADVAIHRDHPDNPHAHVMLTNRPFNPDGTWGIKSKKQYILDKNGNKTYTGTSKYPKSRKMLLIDWDKKEKIDEWRHNWATSVNQVLAQKNLPDRISEKSFAGQGIDAVPTQHIGINSKRQERRAFNQQVQDQKRAQAKYHNLTEKIRNHEHFDALTDGLSFSEKHTIRDLSQQLKTYVDLEHLDDKARMLFNWKNSLLIKHAVGVDITNQLLTIDQQSMSLNQANQLLNQVVDRAVKKLYPGVNFKRTTAAERRELIKETNSEQTIFKDNELTERLADIRSDLLTQQLLSFTKRPYSSWQLVSQQAKEIKKQLTAVLAKHGQQLADLEKTYRGVLVNYQPNELELISKGLKDLRVINEIKAVVQTQYNSILMTAFPDSDLDKLATIDKEQLYTAVVYYDPELKPLNVNDLRQLQHQPPVVFTRQQHQAGLNYLLGTIELKDVKDHRLQRVLQHDGTRQLFLGECSQDPQLDHEQIEAVQTRLKQQTTRFDQYKQEQVKNYQAINYYPTSPKNYLISILDDALMTILYAKNSDYLRKKRLHGLKEIEWEMTKKKRQHQTKNRHYPGPLFRG; from the coding sequence ATGGCAATTTTCCACATGAGTTTTTCTAATATTAGTGCTGGTAAGGGTCGAAGCGCCATTGCCAGTGCTGCCTATCGTTCTGGTGAGAAACTATTCGATCAAAGAGAAGGCAAAAGCTATTTCTTTGCTCGGTCAGTTATGCCAGAAAGCTTTATTTTGATACCAAAAAATGCACCAGAATGGGCGAATGATCGTGAGAAGTTATGGAATGAAGTCGAAAGAAAAGATCGTAAATCAAACTCGCGCTATGCCAAAGAATTTAACGTGGCCTTACCAATTGAATTAAACGAAAGTGAACAGAAAACCTTATTGACCAACTATGTACAAGAAGACTTTGTCGATTCCGGTATGGTAGCTGACGTCGCAATTCACCGCGACCACCCAGACAATCCGCACGCTCATGTGATGTTGACTAACCGGCCATTTAACCCAGATGGCACATGGGGGATTAAAAGTAAAAAGCAATATATATTAGACAAAAATGGTAACAAAACATACACCGGAACAAGCAAGTATCCTAAGAGTAGAAAAATGCTTCTAATTGATTGGGACAAGAAAGAGAAAATTGACGAATGGCGCCATAACTGGGCAACTAGTGTTAATCAAGTTTTAGCACAAAAAAACTTGCCCGACCGAATTAGCGAAAAATCGTTCGCAGGTCAAGGGATTGATGCCGTGCCAACCCAACATATAGGCATCAATAGTAAGCGACAAGAAAGAAGGGCATTTAACCAGCAAGTTCAAGATCAAAAACGGGCACAAGCTAAATACCATAACCTTACTGAGAAGATTAGAAATCACGAACACTTTGATGCTTTGACTGATGGGCTATCATTCTCGGAAAAACACACGATTCGTGATCTAAGCCAACAGCTGAAAACCTATGTTGATTTGGAACACCTAGATGATAAAGCTCGCATGCTATTCAATTGGAAAAATAGCCTCTTGATTAAACATGCTGTCGGTGTTGATATAACGAATCAGTTGCTTACTATTGACCAACAAAGTATGTCATTAAACCAGGCCAATCAATTATTAAATCAAGTGGTTGATCGGGCAGTTAAAAAGTTATATCCGGGAGTTAATTTTAAACGAACCACCGCAGCCGAGCGACGTGAATTAATTAAAGAAACTAATAGTGAGCAAACCATTTTTAAAGACAACGAGTTAACAGAACGTTTAGCAGATATTCGGAGTGATTTATTGACCCAACAGTTATTAAGCTTTACCAAACGACCATATAGTAGTTGGCAGTTAGTTAGCCAACAGGCCAAGGAGATTAAAAAGCAGTTAACTGCGGTTTTGGCAAAACACGGGCAACAGTTGGCCGATCTAGAAAAGACCTATCGTGGAGTTCTAGTCAATTATCAGCCTAATGAGCTTGAATTAATTTCTAAGGGTTTAAAAGACTTACGGGTTATTAACGAGATTAAAGCTGTTGTCCAGACTCAATACAATAGTATTTTAATGACAGCTTTTCCGGATAGTGACCTAGATAAGCTAGCTACGATTGACAAAGAGCAGCTCTATACGGCTGTGGTTTACTATGATCCAGAATTAAAACCATTAAATGTGAACGATCTTAGACAATTACAACACCAGCCACCCGTGGTCTTTACTAGACAACAGCACCAGGCGGGCTTGAATTACTTGTTAGGCACGATCGAATTAAAAGATGTGAAGGATCATCGGCTACAGCGCGTCCTACAACATGATGGCACCCGACAACTATTTTTAGGTGAATGCAGCCAAGACCCGCAACTAGATCACGAACAAATTGAAGCCGTCCAAACCCGACTCAAGCAACAAACGACCCGGTTCGATCAATATAAACAAGAACAAGTCAAGAACTATCAGGCCATTAATTACTATCCAACTAGTCCTAAAAACTATCTGATTAGTATTTTAGATGACGCCTTAATGACCATCTTATATGCAAAAAATTCGGATTATCTAAGAAAGAAACGGTTGCATGGCCTTAAAGAGATTGAATGGGAAATGACTAAAAAGAAACGGCAACACCAAACGAAAAACCGACATTATCCGGGTCCACTTTTTAGAGGTTAA
- a CDS encoding type II toxin-antitoxin system RelB/DinJ family antitoxin, with protein sequence MPVTKQKKVVQARVESEVKEQANAIFKSLGIDASTAINIYYHQVIINGGLPFLVQKKEVDPQLEKAMVKAQAEELGLIQDDALNLTKEQRRQRWA encoded by the coding sequence ATGCCAGTAACAAAACAAAAAAAAGTCGTTCAAGCTAGAGTTGAAAGTGAAGTTAAAGAACAGGCTAATGCCATCTTTAAAAGTCTGGGAATTGATGCCTCAACGGCGATTAACATCTATTATCATCAGGTTATTATCAATGGCGGCTTGCCTTTTCTCGTACAAAAAAAAGAGGTTGATCCTCAATTAGAAAAAGCTATGGTCAAAGCTCAGGCTGAAGAGTTGGGGCTGATCCAAGATGATGCTTTAAATTTAACTAAAGAACAAAGGCGCCAGCGTTGGGCTTGA
- a CDS encoding type II toxin-antitoxin system mRNA interferase toxin, RelE/StbE family, whose translation MYEIKIEDHFDKQMSSLNKLTPYGDKRNKEVREEILDSIDILEDQGSLPDSYRDHILTDRPWTGFHEYHILDDLLVVYYKVEKKKRIRMIAITNHDQLRTGKKQ comes from the coding sequence ATGTATGAGATCAAAATCGAAGACCATTTCGATAAGCAGATGAGCAGTTTAAATAAGCTGACGCCCTATGGAGATAAAAGAAATAAAGAAGTGCGCGAGGAAATTCTAGATAGTATTGATATTTTAGAGGATCAAGGCTCTTTGCCGGACAGCTATCGGGATCACATTTTAACTGATCGACCCTGGACGGGTTTTCATGAATACCATATTCTCGATGATCTTTTGGTTGTTTACTACAAAGTCGAGAAGAAAAAGCGTATTCGAATGATTGCTATCACCAACCACGACCAGCTGAGAACTGGAAAAAAACAATAG
- a CDS encoding CagC family type IV secretion system protein — MILNKVKVLATTGATAIYLGLMNAQVVLAADGGEVKSKLTSAGKTIQGILTGLVVLVGICVALFIIIKRMPDADDPREKSEVYHAVGRVAGLVALAAAIIWLLPWVYSLFT, encoded by the coding sequence ATGATCTTAAACAAAGTAAAAGTGTTAGCAACTACTGGAGCTACTGCGATTTATTTGGGCTTGATGAACGCCCAGGTTGTTTTGGCGGCGGACGGTGGCGAAGTTAAAAGCAAGCTAACCAGCGCTGGTAAGACGATTCAAGGTATTTTAACTGGCTTGGTCGTTTTAGTTGGGATTTGTGTCGCGCTATTTATTATTATCAAAAGAATGCCTGACGCAGACGATCCGCGAGAGAAATCAGAAGTTTATCACGCGGTTGGMCGKGTKGCTGGTTTAGTGGCCTTAGCGGCGGCCATTATCTGGCTATTACCTTGGGTTTACAGCCTATTCACTTAA
- the trsD gene encoding TrsD/TraD family conjugative transfer protein, with protein sequence MRLKKNKTANKSARLDWDYQPPKINGGKETIDDMSLVVGMYGNYEVTKTGNLVGILEVSGINLDLLNETEQQDVFEDYGAFLMSTLGEGVDDTLQFLEPTIPVNMTAYLNGLKRRYLALQKDHPEQQFKIKLIASYLDHFTKVQESKNMTTKQHLLIVKVPIKDKSVKSLNLAVTHLDEKIEQVKRDIENALTDFDVTAKVLTSQEVQEILKNLINFNG encoded by the coding sequence ATGCGTTTGAAGAAGAACAAAACCGCCAATAAATCAGCCAGGCTAGATTGGGATTACCAACCGCCCAAAATCAATGGTGGCAAAGAAACCATTGATGACATGAGCTTGGTGGTGGGTATGTATGGTAACTACGAAGTTACCAAAACGGGTAATCTCGTTGGCATTTTGGAAGTTAGTGGGATCAACCTGGATCTACTTAATGAAACCGAACAGCAAGACGTCTTTGAGGACTATGGCGCTTTTCTGATGAGTACGTTAGGTGAAGGGGTTGATGACACCTTACAGTTCTTAGAGCCGACAATTCCCGTCAATATGACAGCTTATCTCAATGGTCTCAAACGGCGGTATCTCGCTTTACAAAAAGATCACCCCGAGCAACAGTTCAAAATCAAGCTCATAGCCAGTTACTTGGATCACTTTACTAAAGTCCAGGAATCCAAAAACATGACAACTAAGCAACATCTGCTAATCGTTAAGGTACCGATTAAAGACAAGAGCGTTAAAAGCTTAAACTTAGCCGTCACTCATTTAGACGAAAAGATCGAACAGGTTAAACGAGACATTGAAAATGCGTTAACGGATTTTGATGTGACGGCCAAAGTTTTGACCAGTCAAGAAGTCCAAGAGATTTTAAAGAACTTGATCAATTTTAATGGATAG
- a CDS encoding VirB4 family type IV secretion system protein, producing MSFGDKVIDLFMPTKKEHNQGNSDQTGSKLKPEAEDFTKLIDRDSLHSLFPFSWEQYPTYVQSGENFIRVLAIADYPKRVYGNWLSELKRKKGVIDIVQYIDSASNNSMITYYKKTIQNKEAQKLNTFDPYKKKILQNYVDSANMQLDKYLDNSTTFVYQHMLVYLRANSLAELDDLTENVKNTLIKLQMKPLVPVKATFQAFWSTMPINENLMGDYTYKESNTEVASSMFPFDDAEILDLKPRSDIEGVNKDTNSLIAVDMLDRNKTLNQNMVVIGTSGVGKTTYMIQKILRYAIQDYQIYIIDPENEYTKIVEALDGAVLHLTSNAKYKINPLQIFSEEILSADEAVTNLDELVKDKIQRLKGFFEVLKTGITQVELAILDDVVKQAYINSGVLKYSRLKEIKDDQWPTLSNVYDELEKLADKDEDKFNRVKDFYYILGSYTHGSNSLFDGHTNVNLKGKIISFDLKPLQSEQEVQSAAYLNTFQYLWDEITKDRHSRKKLFVDEFHFLTLHKAAATFFHQAYKRFRKYNAGAIAGTQQIQDVIEGTTDTGQNIGEAIIGNSYTKVFFGLDGKGVDDVITKLRMTFSDKEKKLLERRRQGEALMIYGSQRAFMKVELTEEELRLIDPEAYEKKYQRETTTQPDYQKRAILTPSEIDALATTAEEGGTLNE from the coding sequence ATGAGTTTTGGTGATAAGGTCATTGATTTATTTATGCCAACTAAAAAAGAGCATAACCAAGGCAACAGCGACCAAACGGGTAGTAAGCTCAAACCGGAGGCTGAGGATTTTACCAAGCTGATTGATCGCGACAGTTTGCATTCACTATTTCCGTTCAGCTGGGAACAGTACCCCACCTACGTCCAGTCGGGCGAGAATTTTATTCGGGTGTTAGCGATYGCTGAYTATCCMAARCGGGTGTATGGCAACTGGYTRTCAGAATTRAAGCGSAAAAAAGGCGTTATCGATATTGTGCAATATATCGACAGCGCCAGTAACAATTCAATGATTACCTATTACAAGAAGACGATTCAAAATAAGGAAGCGCAGAAGTTAAATACGTTCGACCCGTATAAAAAGAAGATTCTGCAAAATTATGTTGATTCAGCCAACATGCAACTAGATAAATACCTCGACAATTCTACCACATTTGTCTATCAACATATGCTGGTTTATCTGCGGGCCAACAGTTTAGCAGAACTAGACGACTTAACCGAAAACGTTAAGAATACGTTGATTAAACTACAAATGAAGCCTTTAGTGCCCGTTAAAGCAACCTTTCAAGCTTTTTGGTCAACCATGCCGATTAATGAAAATCTCATGGGAGATTATACCTATAAAGAGAGCAATACCGAAGTTGCTAGCAGCATGTTTCCGTTTGATGACGCCGAGATTTTGGACTTAAAGCCACGAAGCGATATTGAGGGTGTCAATAAAGATACAAACTCATTGATTGCCGTTGATATGCTTGATAGAAATAAGACATTGAACCAAAACATGGTGGTCATTGGGACATCTGGGGTTGGCAAGACGACCTATATGATTCAAAAGATCTTACGCTATGCCATTCAAGACTACCAAATTTATATCATTGATCCAGAAAATGAATATACCAAGATTGTCGAAGCCTTAGATGGCGCAGTCTTGCACCTAACTTCTAATGCTAAGTACAAAATTAACCCACTACAAATTTTTTCCGAAGAAATCCTAAGCGCTGATGAAGCGGTCACAAACCTTGATGAACTGGTTAAAGATAAAATTCAGCGATTAAAGGGGTTCTTTGAAGTCCTCAAAACCGGGATCACCCAAGTTGAACTGGCAATCTTAGACGACGTGGTCAAGCAAGCTTATATCAACAGTGGTGTTTTGAAATACAGCCGCTTAAAAGAGATTAAAGACGATCAGTGGCCGACCTTATCCAATGTTTATGACGAGTTGGAGAAACTGGCTGATAAAGACGAAGACAAATTTAATCGGGTCAAAGACTTCTACTACATTTTAGGCAGTTATACCCATGGCTCTAACAGCCTATTTGACGGCCATACCAACGTTAACCTCAAGGGCAAGATTATTTCCTTTGATCTCAAACCGCTGCAAAGTGAACAGGAAGTCCAATCAGCTGCCTATCTGAACACCTTTCAATACTTATGGGACGAAATTACCAAAGATCGCCACAGTCGCAAGAAATTGTTTGTTGACGAATTTCACTTTTTAACCCTGCACAAAGCCGCCGCCACTTTTTTCCATCAAGCGTACAAGCGCTTTAGAAAGTACAATGCTGGAGCGATTGCTGGCACCCAACAAATCCAAGATGTGATTGAAGGGACCACTGATACTGGACAAAACATCGGGGAAGCTATTATCGGTAATTCCTATACGAAAGTCTTTTTCGGGCTAGACGGCAAAGGCGTTGATGATGTGATTACCAAATTACGCATGACCTTTTCAGATAAGGAAAAGAAGTTACTAGAACGCCGTAGGCAAGGTGAAGCCCTGATGATTTATGGTAGCCAACGTGCCTTTATGAAAGTCGAGTTGACCGAAGAAGAACTCCGGCTCATTGACCCCGAGGCCTATGAAAAGAAGTATCAGCGGGAAACAACTACCCAACCAGATTATCAAAAGCGCGCGATTCTGACCCCAAGCGAGATTGATGCCTTAGCCACGACGGCAGAGGAAGGAGGCACTTTAAATGAGTAA
- a CDS encoding type VII secretion protein EssB/YukC, protein MSKSNRQLFNIEVGTFKRQANKLILELNHNQFRYDQLSELNELKQPDPNFLQLVNVVEQDQKVVLTYTLPDKVRSLKELPHENKAIRSAIAKEIMAQNVVNDSQYHVALNPANLWYFPMQHVWYAYRANELMPFDDKHSNLAKYKALVLFCLTGTPYERLLNDPQEIVAKHDDDYLLQVAKAVSITELKEVVNGIEDFVSYHEWQAVEQDRQKNKQRFWLSMAGVAIVAVLAVGLVHKSDERKYQSLANQNQAQVTRLKYSGQIQTALNDQKWSEAQKAMKRAGYPSTKQVSVFLEHGQYQQALKLDPSQLNKVINAAYANKDSEQVTKWELPSNATSKQKDQLSLEKAIVNYDTSTLNNQLSFTTNADVLLRMGQAFLAHNDTQDAQTVQTKLAGVNSPKAKYLKALLSLNSAKKAVSDAQKKLDDANKIDGSKDKDKDKKVDSAKADLKNVQSDQAAAQKQIDQAKHKVGD, encoded by the coding sequence ATGAGTAAGTCCAATCGACAACTATTCAATATTGAAGTTGGAACCTTCAAACGGCAAGCAAACAAATTGATTTTGGAGCTCAATCACAATCAATTTCGTTATGACCAACTAAGTGAACTTAATGAATTGAAACAGCCTGATCCAAATTTCTTGCAGTTAGTTAACGTGGTTGAACAAGACCAGAAGGTTGTTTTAACTTATACCTTGCCGGATAAGGTCAGATCATTAAAGGAATTACCACATGAAAATAAAGCAATCCGGTCAGCAATTGCCAAGGAAATCATGGCGCAAAATGTGGTTAACGATAGCCAGTATCACGTTGCCTTAAACCCAGCTAATCTGTGGTATTTTCCTATGCAGCATGTCTGGTATGCCTACCGGGCTAACGAACTCATGCCCTTTGATGATAAGCATAGCAATTTAGCTAAATACAAAGCGCTGGTTCTGTTTTGCTTGACGGGGACGCCCTATGAACGACTTTTAAATGATCCCCAGGAGATAGTGGCCAAGCACGATGACGATTACTTACTGCAGGTAGCCAAAGCTGTTTCAATCACTGAACTCAAAGAAGTGGTGAATGGCATTGAGGATTTTGTGAGCTATCACGAATGGCAAGCAGTTGAACAGGATCGGCAGAAAAATAAGCAACGATTTTGGTTGAGTATGGCCGGGGTGGCGATTGTGGCCGTTTTGGCCGTCGGCTTAGTCCATAAAAGTGACGAACGAAAGTATCAAAGCTTAGCTAACCAGAACCAAGCCCAGGTCACGCGATTAAAATATAGCGGTCAAATTCAGACTGCTTTAAATGATCAGAAGTGGTCAGAAGCCCAAAAAGCCATGAAACGGGCCGGCTATCCTTCAACTAAGCAAGTCAGCGTCTTTCTAGAACATGGTCAGTACCAGCAAGCCTTAAAGCTTGACCCAAGTCAGTTAAACAAGGTTATCAATGCGGCTTATGCCAACAAGGATAGTGAACAAGTTACCAAGTGGGAATTACCAAGCAATGCAACGAGTAAGCAAAAAGACCAATTATCGTTAGAAAAGGCCATCGTTAACTACGACACCAGTACGCTCAACAACCAATTATCCTTTACTACTAATGCTGATGTTTTATTGAGAATGGGCCAAGCCTTTCTAGCGCATAACGATACGCAAGACGCCCAGACCGTCCAAACCAAGTTAGCCGGCGTGAACAGTCCTAAAGCTAAGTATTTAAAAGCATTGTTAAGCCTCAATTCAGCTAAAAAGGCAGTTAGCGACGCGCAAAAGAAATTAGATGACGCCAACAAGATTGACGGCAGTAAAGATAAGGACAAAGACAAGAAGGTGGATTCGGCGAAGGCAGATTTAAAGAATGTGCAAAGCGACCAAGCGGCCGCGCAAAAACAGATCGATCAAGCCAAGCACAAAGTGGGTGATTAA
- a CDS encoding phage tail tip lysozyme — MQVLSFQYEKKKWKLIAYVVGGTILLIVLLIAAITGQLQENSCDNSTTTETQLDSKSMTENAQNIYAHWKQKYGATPQAAAGILGVLQLESRLDPKSVNSSSGAMGLAQWLGGRKDKLEDLAHKENKSATNLGVQLDYLDQELNSSYYASNKQIFKYTDVHKATKAWLMDYEGMSKNSEQWYLSQRYGYADHWYSVLGASDPVAGNTLDNASSGDLTELGCDSDPSYSGGSIVKNAESMKGDFYYVQTHPSPDLGSDLKNPNKTGGTDCSGFVWLALNKAGYKVPANMGWFTGTMASDAKGSHQYLKQISKNDAKAGDIVIVNQGAGAGNNGHTAILLGKWQGKATKIIEQGGVGNKVNESTFGTAFYSLLNGSDVTLARPIKK, encoded by the coding sequence ATGCAGGTATTGTCGTTTCAATATGAGAAAAAGAAGTGGAAGTTAATTGCTTATGTTGTGGGCGGCACCATTCTGCTTATCGTTTTATTGATTGCAGCTATCACTGGCCAGTTACAAGAAAACAGTTGTGATAACTCAACCACTACAGAAACGCAATTAGATAGTAAGAGCATGACGGAAAATGCTCAAAATATCTATGCGCACTGGAAACAGAAGTATGGTGCAACGCCACAAGCGGCAGCCGGTATCTTGGGGGTCTTACAACTAGAAAGTCGCCTTGATCCTAAGTCCGTCAATTCAAGCTCTGGGGCCATGGGCTTAGCCCAGTGGTTGGGTGGTCGAAAAGATAAACTGGAAGACTTGGCCCACAAAGAAAACAAATCAGCGACCAATCTCGGGGTGCAGTTGGATTATCTCGACCAAGAATTAAACAGTAGTTACTATGCATCAAATAAACAGATTTTTAAGTACACGGACGTGCATAAAGCGACCAAAGCCTGGTTAATGGATTATGAAGGCATGAGCAAGAACTCGGAACAATGGTATTTAAGCCAAAGATACGGATATGCCGATCACTGGTATTCCGTGTTGGGTGCGAGTGATCCAGTGGCCGGAAACACCTTAGACAATGCGAGTTCCGGCGATCTAACCGAGTTAGGTTGCGATAGCGACCCGAGCTATTCCGGCGGTAGTATTGTTAAAAATGCGGAAAGTATGAAAGGTGATTTCTACTATGTTCAAACCCACCCTAGCCCCGATTTAGGTAGCGATTTAAAGAATCCTAATAAAACCGGTGGCACAGATTGTTCCGGCTTTGTCTGGTTAGCCCTGAATAAGGCTGGTTACAAGGTACCCGCCAACATGGGTTGGTTTACCGGTACGATGGCCAGTGACGCCAAAGGCAGCCATCAATATCTGAAACAGATCAGTAAAAATGACGCGAAAGCCGGCGATATTGTCATCGTTAATCAAGGCGCCGGTGCGGGCAACAACGGTCACACCGCCATTCTGCTAGGCAAATGGCAAGGCAAAGCCACCAAAATCATTGAGCAAGGTGGTGTAGGCAACAAGGTTAACGAAAGCACATTTGGCACCGCTTTTTATAGTTTATTGAACGGTAGCGATGTAACGTTAGCCCGGCCAATCAAGAAGTAA
- a CDS encoding thioredoxin family protein, giving the protein MTLIKRVGKVLAVIVVFLAVSDFASHQYVNHVEKQRLVVTLAKHPKKVLFFYRDDCPDCQAIFHQIYWHNVISHNIVFINMNQPKNRQYIQKYQLTSVPTLIHGKQRYTGTNQQRIKQIVGD; this is encoded by the coding sequence GTGACCTTAATTAAACGGGTTGGCAAAGTCCTAGCGGTGATCGTGGTGTTTTTAGCCGTTAGTGATTTTGCTAGTCATCAATACGTGAATCACGTGGAAAAACAGCGACTAGTCGTGACGTTAGCTAAGCACCCTAAAAAAGTGTTGTTCTTCTATCGCGATGATTGCCCGGATTGCCAAGCTATTTTCCATCAGATTTATTGGCATAACGTCATTAGTCACAACATCGTTTTTATTAATATGAATCAGCCAAAGAATCGCCAGTATATTCAGAAATATCAACTAACGTCGGTCCCAACCTTGATCCATGGCAAGCAACGGTATACCGGTACTAACCAACAAAGAATTAAACAGATAGTAGGTGATTAG
- a CDS encoding VirD4-like conjugal transfer protein, CD1115 family, producing the protein MNGTILGIVDKQVVYQNNSTKPNRNIFVVGGPGSYKTQSVVITNLFNETENSIVVTDPKGELYEKTAGVKLAQGYQVHVVNFANMAHSDRYNPFDYIQRDIQAETVATKIVQSENAEGKKDVWFSTQRQLLKALILFVMNHRSPEQRNLAGVTQVLQENDVEAEEKGTDSPLDSLFLDLTMSDSARRAYELGFKKAKGEMKASIIESLLATISKFVDQEVADFTSFSDFDLKEIGKAKAVLYVIIPVMDSTYESFINLFFSQLFDELYKLAADHHAKLPHQVDFILDEFVNLGKFPKYEEFLATCRGYGIGVTTICQTLTQLQALYGKDKAESILGNHAVKICLNAANDVTAKYFSDLLGKSTVKVETGSESTSHSKEDSHSKSDSYSYTSRSLMTPDEIMRMPEDQSLLIFSNARPVKATKAFQFKLFPGADHLVNWSQNEYQGQPEASQETNFKNKVDKWNQTVKAQQQVEQSEEEDQNKEADLQDSMDQALKARHKKMLG; encoded by the coding sequence ATGAATGGCACAATTTTAGGAATCGTGGATAAGCAGGTTGTTTATCAGAATAACTCAACCAAACCCAACCGGAATATTTTTGTGGTCGGGGGTCCCGGTTCGTATAAGACCCAATCAGTCGTCATTACCAACCTGTTTAATGAAACGGAGAACAGTATTGTCGTCACCGATCCGAAGGGTGAATTATACGAAAAAACGGCCGGGGTTAAGTTAGCCCAAGGTTATCAAGTGCATGTCGTCAACTTTGCCAACATGGCGCACAGTGACCGCTACAATCCCTTTGATTATATTCAACGGGATATTCAAGCCGAAACCGTCGCAACCAAGATCGTCCAGAGTGAAAACGCCGAAGGTAAGAAAGATGTTTGGTTCAGTACTCAACGTCAACTTTTGAAGGCGCTAATCCTGTTTGTCATGAATCACCGGTCGCCAGAACAAAGGAATTTGGCGGGTGTAACGCAAGTCTTGCAAGAAAATGATGTGGAAGCCGAGGAGAAAGGCACAGATAGTCCGTTAGATAGCTTGTTTCTTGATCTAACCATGTCTGATTCAGCGAGACGCGCTTATGAATTAGGTTTCAAAAAGGCCAAAGGGGAAATGAAAGCCAGTATTATTGAGAGTTTGCTGGCAACCATTTCGAAGTTTGTCGATCAAGAAGTGGCCGATTTTACCAGCTTTTCGGATTTTGATTTAAAAGAAATTGGCAAAGCCAAAGCTGTCCTGTATGTGATTATTCCCGTTATGGATAGTACTTATGAAAGCTTCATCAATCTGTTTTTCTCACAATTATTTGATGAGTTATATAAACTAGCCGCTGATCATCACGCTAAATTACCCCATCAAGTCGACTTTATCCTTGATGAATTTGTTAATTTAGGCAAGTTTCCGAAGTATGAAGAGTTCCTAGCAACGTGTCGCGGCTATGGCATTGGCGTGACGACGATTTGTCAGACCTTAACTCAATTACAAGCCTTGTATGGCAAGGATAAGGCCGAGAGTATCTTAGGGAATCACGCCGTTAAAATATGTTTAAATGCCGCTAATGATGTCACCGCTAAATACTTTAGTGATCTGTTAGGAAAATCGACCGTGAAAGTTGAAACGGGAAGTGAGAGTACCAGTCATAGCAAGGAAGACAGCCACAGTAAGAGCGATAGTTACAGCTACACGAGCCGTTCTTTGATGACTCCTGATGAAATTATGCGGATGCCCGAAGATCAGAGCTTATTAATCTTTAGTAATGCGCGGCCGGTCAAAGCGACAAAAGCATTCCAATTTAAACTATTTCCAGGCGCCGATCATTTGGTTAACTGGTCACAGAACGAGTATCAAGGCCAACCAGAAGCCAGCCAAGAAACGAATTTTAAGAATAAGGTAGATAAGTGGAATCAGACAGTTAAAGCTCAACAACAAGTTGAACAAAGCGAAGAAGAAGATCAGAACAAAGAAGCAGATCTGCAGGATAGCATGGATCAAGCTTTAAAAGCAAGACACAAAAAAATGTTGGGTTAA